The genomic window CTGGTTCTTTATTCACTAGGACAGTGACTTAGAAGCTCTCCCAATTTCCAACTGTCAGCTGAGTCCTACCCCGATCCCCAGGGCAGAACCATGGCAGCTAAAGAAGGATCGCAGGAATGACACAGAGGACCAAAATGCAAAGGAGGCAAAGAAGGGCCTTGGGGCAGGGAGGAGACTGTCCACACATCAAAGGACACTGAAAGGTCTTTTATTACCTACAGGTCACCAGCAGCATTCCAGGGGACACAGGCCATCTGGGCCATGCAGAGGGCCCCCTGAAACTCAGCCACAGTCTAGTGCATTGGGGCCCCAAaggccctccctccctctctttctttccccacgCACATGTGATTCGGGGTGAGGCTGAGCAGGACAGAGGACCCACAGATAAGGCCCCATGGGGTGGCTGGGCAACATTCCAtttaggggagggaaagaagaggaaaggaggcttCCCAAGGCAGCTTGAAGGAGgcggaggaggaagaggaagagattggAGTATGGAGGCCCAGGGAGGCCAGAGATGGAGGTACAGCCCTCTAGATTGTGTTAGTGGCAAAGAGGATGAtcaggatgatgatgatgcccACGAGAACGCAGATGAGAATGatcattttcacatttttccaCCAGAATTTCCGAGCCACCTTCTGTGACGTGGTCTTGAAGTGTTCTGACTGTGGGGGGAGACGGAGTAGAAATGAATGAGGACTCCCCGGGATTCTCTCTGTCCAGAGCCAGGGGTAGGGGTGTAGGCAGCTGCAGAGACAAGGGCTCCCTGGGACTTCCCATTCTCAGTGCTCAGGGAGGCAGAGACTGTCCACTGTCATCTTTCCCTATAATCAGAGACCTGACTGTCTGTCATAGGCCCAATTGCCggtcagtgccttccctctaggCCCTGCAATCTGACTTCACTGGACTTTGGTCAGTGAGGGATTTACTTTAAACAGCTGCAAGAAAAGAGATTCAGCTGAGGTCAAGAGAGACTAGTCTAGAAGGTCATAGCTTTCAGCTGGATGTGAGGACCCTGGAGGGATTTTTGTCTTCTCCCTGGATTCCCTTTCAGGACATCTCAGCACCTGTCCCCTCCTGCCCATCAGCAGCCCTGGAAAGGCCCTCCAGAGGGGTAGGATGGTAGAGAAAGGGCTCCCGAGAGACAGAGGAACACATGGTGTGGCTGGCCCCAACACACCACTGAGGGTTTTATATGGATGAAGTCAGGTTCAAATGAACATTAAGTTCATCTTGAAGGGAGGAAAATATCATGAAAGGACAACTTAAAAGATTCATTTGTGGAAATGGGGGGGAAAGACAATTACACTCCATCCTCTTGATAGAGAGGACAGGGTTCATGGGTGGACTGTAGGAGAGCCTCAGGGTTGCTATGGAGCCAACTAGTAAAGCCActcctttgcctagcagctgctaGTCTCCCTGAGTCATCCCCTGACAACTGGCCCAGAGGGGACCACCCTCATCCATGGTATCCTAGGGAGTTCCTTTTGTGAGGGCTTGGAACTGCTTCCTTCAGGAAGCCTAGGCTCAAGTCTGGCAGTGGAAGGGGATTCCCAGTATAGGAGGAAAGGTAGCagattgatctctctctctctctgtctctctctctgtctcactctcttccctcctttcttctcactctctgcctctttgtctctctctttctctgtcccctccctccttctctctcattctttgtcccttccctccctccttctctccttatttttctctctctcttcctctctctcccccatctctccttttctcttcaatAACCCCATCGCTGGCCCATCTCACCGTGGCCTCCAGGTCTTCTGTCTTATTGCGAAGATGGTCCAAGTTTTCTCCCCGAGCCAGGATTCGCTCCACATTTTGGGTCATAATGTTCTTCACCCCCTCCACCTCACTTTGGAGGCTCCTCACCCGATCGCTCCCACCTCCACCGCTGGCTTCCTCCTGATAAACAACGCAAGGAGTTATCAGGGACAAGTAGAAAAGTCTCCATAAGATGAAACTATCCAGAGTGGGTCAGTGGTGAGGGATTGAGGGGAACATCAGGGtcacctttcccctttctcatctGCCTCTTCCTTCTTTAGCTACAGCTAAGAGACTCTGGAGAATGGTTTCAGATCAGGGGCATCTCCTCAATGGAATAGAAAACAccacaaatacttattagctgtgtgattttctcagagttcaggttttcccttctgtaaaatggggataaaaatacacaCACCAATTCTCTCATAGATTTTAATTAAAATCATTTCAAAGATCATGTGCCTACTTTGTGCAaaacacagtgctaggcacaaaaagattaaaaaaaatacttccttctttcaaaggaaaggaaggggagataaCCACCACACAAGTCAGTAAATACAAATCATATAAATACAGTAAATAAGGAAAAACATAAAGTACTTTCAAAAGGGAGATGGTGCTGATAACTGGGGAGATCTCACTGAGCAGCCTCAGGGAGAAGGCGCCACTAGTGGTTCCAAGACTCTGAGGTGAGTacatctcccctcttctctcagaAATTTCCTCCTGGAAAAGTCCTGCTTCTATTAGATTATAACCTCATTGAGGACAGAGGTTAtctcttgcttctttttgtaAACCTTAGTGCTTAGTAAGGtgcaatcaattaatcaacattaagctcatcttccagagttcaaatccagctgcagacacttactggctgtgtgaccctgggcaagtcacttaaaccctatttgcctcagtttcctcatctgtaaaatgagttggagaaggaaatagcaaactgatccagcatctttgccacaaaaaccccaaatgggtttttgagtcagacatgactgacaaagactgaacaacaacaacattgtagGTGCTcgataaatgttggttgattccTTTCAGCTGCACTTCGTGGCTGCTTAGAAATGAGTCCAGCAGTTCTAAgttaccccctccccccactcctcgGCCCCCTTCCATCTTCAGCCGTTGAGCCACAAACTTCTGCTTTTTCCACTCCCAACCCCCCAGTGGCCCAGGACGAAGGGATAGGGGGGCTCGGGCCACTGAGGATGTTGGTGCCAACAGTCAATAAAACTGTGGGAGACAAAGAAGGCAGGTCTTCTTGAAGCGTAGCCTGTGACTTTGTGATACCTCACGTGGTATGGAACAAGCCTTGGCATGACAGTCATtggccttgggttcaaattccagccctGATTCTACTGGCTTCTGtttaatcttcacaaccacccagtgagacaggtgctattattatgtccatctttacagatgaggacattgaggctgATATTTAAGGGTCacacacacagctattaagtgtctgaggtcactttGAACTTAGAAATTCCCAAGCCTGTGTTC from Notamacropus eugenii isolate mMacEug1 chromosome 1, mMacEug1.pri_v2, whole genome shotgun sequence includes these protein-coding regions:
- the VAMP8 gene encoding vesicle-associated membrane protein 8; translated protein: MEEASGGGGSDRVRSLQSEVEGVKNIMTQNVERILARGENLDHLRNKTEDLEATSEHFKTTSQKVARKFWWKNVKMIILICVLVGIIIILIILFATNTI